From the Catharus ustulatus isolate bCatUst1 unplaced genomic scaffold, bCatUst1.pri.v2 scaffold_72_arrow_ctg1, whole genome shotgun sequence genome, the window GGACGATGGCTTTCAGACAGCTGTATTCAGCCGAATCGACGTGCAGAGCCTTCAGCTTCTCCACCTGTTCCTGGAAGATGCGGATGTGGTCCATGAAGGCGACAACACGGTCGGCCGACATGGGGGAGGCGTGGAGACCGGCGGCGGCCAGGAGCGGGGCAACATGGAGTGGCATGGAGCACTGGGCAGCATTGAGGACGAAGAGCTCGCTCCAGGTGAGCCGCAGCAGGGCCACCTGGTCGGTGATCTGCAGGTCGGGGAAGAAGGGGATATTGCGGGCCCACTCGACGGCGCTGAAGAGCAAACGGGCGGCCAGCTCGCAGATGTTCTCGATGCCCATGATGTTGTTGGGCTGCATGCACTGGCTACCGTAGCGGGAGGTGGGGTAGGGTTCGGCCCgcagcaggagggagatgtATCCCGAGAGATAGCAGTGCCCGTTCAGAGGGTCGCCGTTGGTCAGCGCGTACTGGCCGGGGTTGGGTTGGGTGGGCGGCATTCTTCCTCGCTGAACCGCTGACAaaaagaaggagagaaggagaggaaatgtgCATCC encodes:
- the NR2F1 gene encoding COUP transcription factor 1 isoform X3, giving the protein MFGYSVQRGRMPPTQPNPGQYALTNGDPLNGHCYLSGYISLLLRAEPYPTSRYGSQCMQPNNIMGIENICELAARLLFSAVEWARNIPFFPDLQITDQVALLRLTWSELFVLNAAQCSMPLHVAPLLAAAGLHASPMSADRVVAFMDHIRIFQEQVEKLKALHVDSAEYSCLKAIVLFTSDACGLSDAAHIESLQEKSQCALEEYVRSQYPNQPSRFGKLLLRLPSLRTVSSSVIEQLFFVRLVGKTPIETLIRDMLLSGSSFNWPYMSIQCS